Proteins from a genomic interval of Kribbella aluminosa:
- a CDS encoding AAA family ATPase produces MTTTEVTADQARQALVALRTEIGKAVVGQDTAVTALVLALLCRGHVLLEGVPGTAKTLMVRALSTAMRLDNKRVQFTPDLMPGDVTGSLVYDAKTSEFEFRPGPVFTNILLADEINRTPPKTQAALLEAMEERQVTVDGKPRKLPVPFVVAATQNPVEYEGTYPLPEAQLDRFLLKVTLDIPPRDAEIAVLARHAQGFDPRDLAAAGLRPVAGPEDLEAAQHAVRQVAVREDVLAYVVDLCRATRQSPSLQLGVSPRGATALLAVSRAWAWLSGRDYVIPDDVKAMARPCLRHRVQVRPEAELEGVSPDAVLESVLATVPVPR; encoded by the coding sequence GTGACGACTACCGAGGTCACCGCGGACCAGGCCCGGCAGGCGCTGGTCGCGCTCCGGACCGAGATCGGCAAGGCGGTGGTCGGACAGGACACCGCAGTGACCGCGCTGGTGCTCGCCCTCCTGTGCCGCGGGCACGTGCTGCTGGAGGGCGTTCCTGGTACGGCGAAGACGCTCATGGTGCGGGCACTGTCGACAGCGATGCGGCTGGACAACAAGCGCGTGCAGTTCACGCCCGACCTGATGCCGGGTGACGTCACCGGGTCGCTGGTGTACGACGCGAAGACTTCGGAGTTCGAGTTCCGGCCCGGGCCTGTGTTCACGAACATCCTGCTGGCGGACGAGATCAACCGGACGCCACCGAAGACCCAGGCTGCGCTGCTGGAGGCCATGGAGGAGCGTCAGGTCACGGTTGACGGTAAACCGCGCAAGCTACCTGTCCCGTTCGTCGTGGCCGCCACCCAGAACCCTGTGGAGTACGAGGGCACCTACCCGCTGCCGGAGGCGCAGCTGGACCGGTTCCTGCTCAAGGTGACGCTGGACATCCCGCCCCGCGACGCGGAGATCGCCGTACTCGCTCGGCACGCGCAGGGCTTCGACCCGCGCGACCTAGCGGCTGCAGGTCTACGTCCGGTGGCTGGGCCCGAAGACCTGGAGGCCGCGCAGCACGCCGTACGTCAGGTTGCGGTCCGGGAGGACGTCCTGGCGTACGTCGTGGACCTGTGTCGCGCCACGCGTCAGTCACCGTCGCTGCAGCTAGGGGTGTCGCCGCGGGGCGCTACTGCGCTGCTGGCGGTCTCCCGTGCGTGGGCTTGGCTGTCGGGCCGGGACTACGTGATTCCGGACGACGTGAAGGCGATGGCGCGTCCATGTCTGCGGCACCGGGTGCAGGTGCGCCCGGAGGCGGAGCTCGAAGGTGTCAGCCCGGACGCAGTACTGGAAAGCGTGCTCGCTACGGTGCCGGTCCCACGCTGA
- a CDS encoding DUF4350 domain-containing protein, giving the protein MSTSEARGVVESWRALRTPLLVTGLIVLAAIVVLIATSSQTSGTFSPDSTKVDGARALSALLKNHNVDVHGTESLDDATQPGDGKTLLVGPSGYLDSADWQRIAQAEWSHVVLIRPSGEALRALAPGVQLSGDSVSSGSRQPGCSLPAAVKAGTATVSGPTYSAPEAATSCYGDGIHNTVVRLQLGDRIIDVVGTARSFTNDQLAEDGNAALALNLIGTHKDLTWYLPQFQSRGVNPGQDGPPLIPPYVRYIGWALAFAVLVVAIWRGRRLGPVVAERLPVIVHAAETTEGRARLYRRSRARDRAAAALRDSALGQLHKAHGIPRRADPSAVVATVAARTDRDPAMLYELLYGLPPLTDAALMSLSHELDVLTQEVRHP; this is encoded by the coding sequence ATGAGTACGTCAGAGGCACGGGGAGTCGTTGAGAGCTGGCGGGCCTTGCGGACGCCCTTGCTGGTGACAGGTCTCATCGTGCTGGCCGCGATCGTCGTACTGATCGCTACGTCGTCGCAGACCTCGGGAACGTTCAGTCCGGACTCCACGAAGGTGGACGGGGCACGTGCGCTGTCGGCGTTGCTGAAGAACCACAACGTCGACGTACACGGCACTGAGTCGCTGGACGACGCCACGCAGCCAGGTGACGGCAAGACGCTGCTGGTGGGGCCGTCCGGTTATCTGGACTCTGCTGACTGGCAGCGGATCGCTCAGGCCGAGTGGAGCCACGTCGTCCTGATCCGGCCCAGCGGCGAGGCACTGCGAGCACTCGCACCAGGGGTGCAGCTCAGCGGCGACTCGGTGTCGTCGGGCAGTCGTCAACCCGGCTGCAGCCTTCCGGCCGCCGTCAAGGCCGGTACGGCGACGGTCAGCGGGCCGACGTACAGCGCACCGGAGGCCGCGACCAGCTGTTACGGCGACGGCATCCACAACACCGTGGTGCGGTTGCAGCTCGGCGACCGGATCATCGACGTGGTCGGTACGGCGAGGTCGTTCACCAACGACCAGCTGGCAGAGGACGGCAACGCGGCGCTGGCGCTCAATCTGATCGGCACGCACAAGGACCTCACGTGGTACCTGCCGCAGTTCCAGTCCCGTGGCGTCAACCCAGGCCAGGACGGACCGCCGTTGATCCCGCCGTACGTCCGCTACATCGGCTGGGCGTTGGCGTTCGCCGTGCTGGTCGTAGCGATCTGGCGCGGACGGCGGCTCGGCCCTGTCGTGGCCGAGCGGCTGCCGGTGATCGTGCACGCTGCCGAGACCACGGAGGGCAGGGCGCGGCTCTACCGGCGGTCAAGGGCCCGTGACCGTGCTGCGGCCGCACTACGCGATTCAGCGCTCGGCCAGCTGCACAAGGCGCACGGCATCCCCCGGCGGGCGGACCCGTCGGCTGTTGTCGCTACGGTCGCTGCACGGACCGACCGGGACCCGGCGATGCTGTACGAACTGCTCTACGGGCTTCCGCCCCTCACTGACGCCGCTCTGATGTCCCTGTCCCATGAACTCGACGTACTGACGCAGGAGGTACGACACCCGTGA
- a CDS encoding DUF4129 domain-containing protein: protein MILFPLEPPVDISRDQAAQEAAKELSKSTYRDSGSLISKALGKVVNWIKDLLDSLTGSSPNGHAGLAVLICLLLLVVGVVLWRAGVLRTSKKVTSQAVFDTARPQSAAEYRALAEREAASGDFALACRSRFRACVAELTERTVLDERPGRTAYEVVTDASKAAPVLRDVLQPAAHVFTEVVYGNRPGTPERYAAVVAADDAARTARVAV, encoded by the coding sequence GTGATCCTCTTCCCGCTGGAGCCGCCGGTCGACATCAGCCGGGACCAGGCCGCACAGGAGGCGGCCAAGGAGCTGTCCAAGTCGACGTACCGGGACTCGGGTTCGCTGATCAGCAAGGCGCTCGGCAAGGTCGTCAACTGGATCAAGGACCTGCTGGACAGTCTGACCGGCTCGTCACCGAACGGCCACGCCGGTCTGGCCGTGCTGATCTGCCTGCTGCTACTTGTCGTCGGCGTGGTGCTCTGGCGAGCCGGTGTGCTGCGGACCAGCAAGAAGGTGACGTCGCAGGCCGTCTTCGACACGGCCCGGCCGCAGAGCGCAGCTGAGTACCGCGCGCTGGCGGAGCGGGAGGCCGCGTCCGGTGACTTCGCGTTGGCCTGCCGCAGCCGGTTCCGTGCGTGCGTGGCCGAGCTGACCGAGCGGACCGTGCTGGACGAGCGGCCCGGACGTACGGCGTACGAGGTGGTCACCGACGCGTCCAAGGCAGCTCCCGTACTGCGGGACGTGCTGCAGCCGGCCGCCCACGTGTTCACGGAGGTTGTCTACGGCAACCGCCCTGGCACGCCGGAGCGGTACGCCGCTGTCGTGGCTGCTGACGACGCTGCACGGACCGCGCGGGTGGCTGTATGA